In Fusobacterium perfoetens ATCC 29250, a single genomic region encodes these proteins:
- a CDS encoding UDP-N-acetylmuramoyl-L-alanyl-D-glutamate--2,6-diaminopimelate ligase, with product MKIEKLFKDVEYTVLQIVSDEITGKNIEFDSRKIENGDIFIALEGAITDGHEFINKAIENGAKTILVEKEVPLVEGIGYFLVKDLRKKMGIIASNFYDYPQNKLKIVGVTGTNGKTTITYILESILGENKIARIGTVEYKIGEEVIPAPNTTPSSLEIIKICKKAIEKGIKYLVMEVSSHGLDIGRVDMLRFESGIFTNLTLDHLDYHKTMENYFLAKRKLFDLVKDKKNSIINIDDEYGKKYFQYTNGISYSTKEAADIQGKIKRITREGQEVEIKIFDKVYNVNLKLLGRYNLYNLLGAIGAVKILGISDEEIIEKIDKIHGAPGRFQPVKTEADFTIIVDYAHTGDALENILKSINEFKTNRIITVFGCGGDRDKTKRPIMGRIAEKYSDIVVVTSDNPRTEEPNEIIKDIVIGLEKDNHIIEINREKAIEKAVELAQKNDIILIAGKGHENYQIIGREKIHFDDREEAIRAVNNLKNIVR from the coding sequence ATGAAAATTGAAAAATTATTTAAAGATGTAGAATATACAGTTTTACAAATAGTATCAGATGAAATAACAGGTAAAAATATAGAATTTGATTCTAGGAAAATAGAAAATGGAGATATATTTATAGCTTTAGAAGGAGCTATTACAGATGGCCATGAATTTATAAATAAGGCAATAGAAAATGGAGCTAAAACAATATTAGTAGAAAAAGAAGTTCCTTTAGTAGAGGGGATAGGATATTTTTTAGTAAAAGATTTAAGAAAAAAAATGGGAATAATAGCTTCTAATTTTTATGATTATCCACAAAACAAATTAAAAATAGTTGGAGTTACTGGAACAAATGGAAAAACAACTATAACTTATATTTTAGAAAGTATATTAGGAGAAAATAAGATAGCGAGAATAGGAACTGTTGAGTATAAAATAGGGGAAGAGGTTATACCAGCACCTAATACAACTCCATCTTCACTAGAAATTATAAAAATTTGTAAAAAAGCTATAGAAAAAGGTATTAAATATTTAGTTATGGAAGTAAGTTCTCATGGATTAGATATAGGAAGAGTAGATATGTTGAGATTTGAAAGTGGTATATTTACAAATCTTACTTTAGACCATTTAGATTACCATAAAACTATGGAAAATTACTTTTTAGCTAAAAGAAAATTATTTGATTTAGTAAAAGATAAAAAAAATTCTATAATTAATATAGATGATGAATATGGGAAGAAATATTTTCAATACACAAATGGAATAAGTTATAGTACTAAAGAAGCAGCAGATATTCAAGGAAAAATAAAGAGAATAACTAGAGAGGGACAAGAAGTAGAAATAAAAATTTTTGATAAGGTTTATAATGTAAATTTAAAACTTCTAGGAAGATATAATCTTTATAACCTATTAGGAGCTATTGGAGCTGTTAAAATTTTAGGTATTAGCGATGAAGAAATTATAGAAAAAATAGATAAAATACATGGAGCACCAGGTAGATTCCAACCAGTGAAAACAGAAGCTGATTTTACAATAATAGTAGATTATGCTCATACAGGTGATGCTTTAGAAAATATTTTAAAAAGTATAAACGAATTTAAAACTAATAGAATAATTACAGTATTTGGTTGTGGTGGAGATAGAGATAAAACTAAAAGACCAATCATGGGAAGAATAGCAGAAAAATATAGTGATATAGTAGTTGTAACTTCTGATAATCCAAGAACAGAAGAACCAAATGAAATTATAAAAGATATAGTTATTGGTTTAGAAAAAGATAATCATATCATTGAAATTAACAGAGAAAAAGCTATTGAAAAAGCTGTTGAATTGGCTCAAAAAAATGATATAATTTTA
- a CDS encoding PTS sugar transporter subunit IIA: protein MFENNINLRVEVVNSVNNWQEAIDIASSMLIKDKCVTKEYVEEIKENIETNGEKFLVDHDIFLAHSRPGNKVNKNALSFLKINEGTVFPNVKNKKIKLVFIISTLSSKQHMNWLKRFAKIMDDIELVTKLNNAQSKEEILEIFKNKI, encoded by the coding sequence ATGTTTGAAAATAATATAAATTTAAGAGTAGAAGTAGTTAATAGTGTAAATAACTGGCAAGAAGCTATAGATATTGCTTCTTCAATGCTGATAAAAGATAAATGTGTCACTAAAGAATATGTAGAAGAAATAAAAGAAAATATAGAAACAAATGGAGAAAAATTTTTAGTAGACCATGATATATTTTTAGCTCATTCAAGACCAGGAAATAAGGTTAATAAAAATGCACTATCTTTTTTAAAAATAAATGAAGGTACAGTTTTTCCAAATGTAAAAAATAAGAAAATAAAATTAGTATTTATTATATCAACATTATCATCAAAACAGCACATGAATTGGTTGAAAAGATTTGCTAAAATAATGGATGATATAGAATTGGTAACGAAATTAAATAATGCTCAATCTAAAGAAGAAATATTAGAAATATTTAAAAATAAAATATAG